The genomic region CATCTGACTATGCATGGGGGGCCATCCTCCTAGAAAAGCTCCACGACAAGGAACAATTATGTGGTTATGCATCGGGTCAGTTTTCCTCttcagaaaaatattatcacaCGACCTACAAGGAAATTTTGGCGGTCAAGTACGggataaaaaagtttgaattcttcCTAATTGGACAGCATTTCCTAGTTCGGATGGACAACTCTTCCTTCCCaaagattcttgaatccaaCCAGAAGACCTTGCCTGAGCCCCAACTATTGCGATTAAAATCATGGTTCAGCAGGTATGACTTTAAGgttgagcatataaaagggataagaAATCTAATCCCagatttcttatccagactTTCCAAACCTCAAAATCAACCTATAGTCCTTCTCACCTCTACAATAAATCTTCCCATAATCTTTATGGCTTCTTCATCTTCCAGATCCAACCTGCAACCTCCTTCACCACCAGATCTCCCCAACAACCTTACAACCAAACAAGTCACAGACTTTGCCCGGAACATGATGTTCCATTATTTGGCAACTTTTCAACAAACCTTCTCACTCCCAATACAACCCAACTTCTTCTTTCCATACTACCCTTGGTGTCTGATTTACCACTTTATCTCCTGAACATCCAAAGCATGAAAGTGAGTTATGGTTTCTATGGTGCCTATCTACAGTCTGTCATCATGCTATAGAAGTGCCCATTATGAATCTCTTACACTTCTTCAACAATGAAGCAAACTCGGGGTCATATCCATGAAGATTCCTTACCTGGTTCAAAACTTCATATCAATGGACAGGAGATCTCCTTAAACTTATTCATGAGCACCAGTTATTCTCAGACAACAATTCCAGAGCTTCGGAATACCATGCCATTTTCATATTGCACAGGCCTTATCTTCGACTGTCAGAAGACACATATACAACTCAAAATATCTGTCACTATTGGAGAACACTTGATAGTCCTTTACATCTTGCTCCTCCAGCAATCACAGAAGAACTAAAGCGGGCCCTGCAATACAGGAATGAATTAAGGACAGCTAATGTCTCTGCACCATTAGTCTGCACTTTCAATGGACATCAATCAACTGGACAATCCATTGAACATTTATGTTCCTCTGATCTTCCAACTCCACTGGATGACCCTACCTTAACCAGGGCACAGCAAGAAGCTCTCATGCAAGAGTCCCAGCTAATAGATGATGACTCATATGATGACGTCTTCTGATCACATGCAACTGTAGACCACTCTTCTGTATTATTGTGTTTGTctttattatgaattattatCCACTCAGTAAGTGGAGTGTATTATTGGTGATAGTAGTGGGCCGCCATAGGTCGCTATAGTTGTGGTGTATTATTGTTTGTTAGCCTTAGTGGAATATTCACTAACTTTTGTTTGTAAGTATTAGTGGGATATCCACTAACTTTTGGGTGATTGTACTGTCTCTCCACTCTATATAAGGAGAAGtctttgataataaaatcagAAGCAAGTTTCTCTAAATAAGCTTCCCTCTCTTCTATactctcttactctctcatggctttctaacttcctcctttctcttctcttgatCCAATGACAATGTTCTAATagttgctacgatctgtttctgGTGTAATCCAAAAAAGtagaaagacccccatggcaaGAGGCCGCTTGTGTCTTAACTTGAGGATCTGACCATgctttgagtttacagcatgaggattatgccatgaacagctctcggctcccacttggtatcagagccttggTGATAGAAGAAGAGAAACCCTAAACACCATATCTACAGAAATTACCTCGCATACTTCTACTCTTCAATTATCTCCCTCTTGTAAGAGAACCATATCTAACAAGATAGACCACCTTGTTGAGATCTCCCATATCCCTAATAACGTACAGATAGAAGATACTTTGGTACCTATCATCAACCCTTACAACATATTCAAGAAACAGAACTTTGTCAGAAAAACCTTTAACCAAATCATCCACAAAAAACCCCTcaccataaaagaatatgttcaaTCTTCCTCATTTTCTCAGTGTTCACTTACTGCTACTTCTCAAGAGCAGTATGTTACTTTAGAAATTCTCACCTCTTTCATAGAACAATGGCGGAAACAAGGCTACTCTCATCTCCATCTTGGAGCTGTGCGACTTGTTCTTTCCTATCATGGACGAATGGGATTGCCTGTTACAGCACGGATGTCGCTTTTGGACACTCGTTATCTCAAGTACGAGCATGCAGTGATTGGGACAATAGTCACAACACTTAACACTGGTAGTGTTGTTTTGACTTTCTTCCCAAACTTTAACCTCTCTCTGAGTGATCCTTATCTATCCACTGCCTTGAAAGTACAAGTCCAAATCACGGGAGCTAGTCAAGTTGAAAATGCTCTCTCAGCGACTCTTCACCATCAGATCGTTTATCGATTGCAGGATCATGCACTTAACTTGCAGATCCCAGGCTTTCAAGCCTCATCTGATGCTTTGTACATCATGGCTGATTCTGGTCAAACCCCTACAATAGTTCAAGCTCCTCGACAGCTTGAAGTAAAAGCTATTCAAAAGTAAAGTAATATAtgactaaatttaaaattaaaatattaaatgattaaattaaaatataaaatattagatgaATTAAAGTACTAattgactaaattaaaaattaaaatattgaatgaGTTAATgtattaaaagattaaattaaaaattaaaatattaaataaattaaagtattaaatgACTAAATCTAAGTTTTTGTAATagattatatgattaaaattcagatattgatatttttttgctaattaatctatatgtatattaatttttgaaccttaaattattttttacatgtatgcttaatttttaatacatagaatttttattttgacatgtgtactaTTTTTGATACATAGGATTCAaacttatgtgtaattttattatttttctattaatttattgattaataaattacatccATAATTAAACACAAACTCTAATCCTaagagataataaaatttttaataaataatattattataatataagtttaattacattcctaattaaacacagattctaatcctaagagataaaatattaattatattataatattatattaactaataaataatttcctaatcagataatgatactaattcttttaattatattctagataataatattaaatctattctaaaaatagtatattaattatattttactattatattaattaataaattagttttgtaattagataataattctaatatagaaaataacatcttaaattatatttaataataaaataaatttttaattatataataaatttttagttctgaacaatagtaattttaattatattgatatgttaatttataatattaaaattaattaataaataatttttacattattacattaataaaattttaaaaaacttaaagatatttaaaatagttagtttgttattatttttaaaaagtttagaaagtaatattaaatattgaaaaatttcatTAGATTGTATctatcaaattgattttataattaaaataataataatagttgtaTAACATACTGGTAAATGActagtaataattaaatcctAAATACTATTAAACGACTAGTAATAACTAAATCCTAAATACTATTAAATTTGATGTACAAAATTAAGAATTGACAAGCAAATATAGCCTAATAcgtataaaaagaaaacggCAATCTACCTAGCAAATTAAACTAGCAATTCGATTTGATAATGGTATTTAGGTCaatttttacttaattaatcatactACTACGTagatatatatcaataaatatttgaaataaattcctagtaaatttgaaataagaaTTTGACATAACCTATAATTTATGTTACTTAAGATttctatattttgaaattctaaattttgaaaaatgcCATTTAacatttgaaataaataagatcAATCTCAGAACAATGATTTGGATTTCTTGCAAGTAGAGCCATACAATGTAGATACAATATAAATAGGACGTGAATCTTCtacaaatattcttttttttcaagtaaatcaattttagataaaaatactgtttatttattttttgctgATTATAAATGAAGAGAAAGTGTTTCAAACTAAAATCCTTACTAAGTtgcattatatatttataatcaaactaAATATGTGAATGAAATTATGTcaattattcaaataaaaatttctaatatgaaATCGTATCGGCAAtatgatatatttaaaatttaaaatttatttttttacttttataaagtTAATACGAAAAGAATTGACACAAAAAACattgaaaaatgaataatgatattttcataaattttagattaaaaatattttaaaatcaataaaatatcattataaattatttttttaatttttcttaaaaaatatcatttgtttattttttaattatttttcaattgttttatataaaaaaaccataatttaaaaaatttaaaaaatcttatttttgatattttaacacagaaaaaaataaaaaagaatttaacactttaaatttgataaaaaaaagaaagatgggttttattatttttcaaaaatttattactgATGGGCTCAATAATGGATCCTTAGAGGCCCATATTCTGATAAGCTATTTTATCAGCCCATCTACTTCTCTGACCATCCCTACCCAGATTTCACTTCCCTAAAACGACGAATCTAAAATCAGATTAAAATTACGGTAAACCCCCCAAAACTAGCCCTTAACGATTTCTCAGTGAACATTTCGGAGCTGCAAATTTCGCTGATCGATAAATACGAAAGAAGAGAGAGTGTGGAAAAAAATGGCGTCGTGGTGTGCATTTAAACCCTTTCAAATGCCAATGATGAAGGCAGCGGCACTGTCACCCCGCGCTCCTTTAGCGGTCGGCTGCGCTTCAGTCGTCGGCTCCAGCCTCTGGCGTGCTTCCAGCCGATCTTTTGTTCCTCCTTTCGCTTCTTTATCCACATCCACTTCTTCTTCCTGTAATCCCTCTGCTCTAATGCTTCTTGTTGatgaaatgaaattttaaaggTGTGAGATAAATTATCAGCTTGGTATCATTGATTTGAAGTGTGTTTGGAAAGTCTAATAAAAATGCAAGAATTCAAGTCAATTTATGGTCAATTATCATGTTTGCTTTGCACCAGCATTGAATTCTTTCAacttaagaaaatgaaatcttACCaaaagtgaaatgattgttCAAGAATTCAGTACATGATTATTTTCCCCAGATGATTGCTTCAGAATAGAAAGAGGAGTAGTTCTaagaaagaggaagaaaatATGAACGAACATGGAAAGATGGAAACTTTTAGGACTGATATAAAGCTAATCTAGAGCTATGTTTTAGTCTAAATAAAGAGGATGTGGATCTCCTGTATCTTCTTCCTCTGTGTTTGTATGtatgtataataaataagttcttttctctttttatgtttttatggGCTTTGATGATGCCTAACGGTGGTGAAAAACATTATTATTTCAGCTATCAAGGAGGCTGTTAAGACTGAGAAGGCGCCGGCAGCATTGGGACCCTATTCTCAAGCAATCAAAGTCGACAACCTTGTATTTGTCTCTGGTGTTCTGGGTCTTATTCCCGAGGTACATTCTAACATTTGAAAACCTGCTTAACACCCTTCTCTTCtgaagatttttcttttttctttttattatactcAAGCAAGCACTAGACTCAATTACGTGCGCTCTTCCATGTACCTCTTATGTTTCTTATCCCTTTACTTTAGCTTATATATTGAGATTAAAGaatgcttgaattcttgtacgtttgttttcctttttcttattcttttaatagCATTTCTTGAGTACTGATAATATTCCTTTGGTACCTTTATCCAGACTGGGAAGTTCATTGCAGATACTGTTGAAGATCAGACAGAACAGGTACATAAGCAACCCTTGGATTAGCCTTACCTGTTATAGTGTTGTATTTGACTTCGTAAGGAAACAAGTTGAGTTATATTATCATTGATTTTCAAGATGAGCTTACTGGCAGCTGAAGAGCCAAGCTCAGTTAAGTCGACGCTCAGTATGTTGAACACGCTTTATAAGCAAATGCCATTGATTAggctataaaaataagattattttcttaacacTATTTGGCTGAATGGCTGTGGTAAGCTCGATTACAACCGGCTTTTCACATCTTTTGAAATGTTCAGTAGCTTAGGAGAATTGGCTCAAAAATTAAGGCCTGAAGCTGTGTCAACTAGTAACCTTCCAAGGGATCTGAATTATGGGAGATTAGCCTgcttgattaataagttagtGCATGTAGAAATCAAAACAGTTTTTCCGTTAGGCCAGCCAAATGGCTCTAGCATTTTAACCTGTAGTGCATACTCTAGTTTTTTGTGATCcatttgtatttcttttctaatatttgttGAAACTTGAAAGAAGCAAGTAGTCTGTCCTACTCATTTTAGTCTCCCTCTAGAATGTTAATATGACCTGTTTATTCTTTAGGATGCTATTTCATCTAAAAAATTTCAGTGAGAATATCTGTTGTGTGTTTTGCTCGAGTGTGTTGATGCTGTTTACTCTGGCTCTACCACGTTTGcttctttgtttttctcttttttcccttCTCTTAAAGCTTCGTGACTTATTAGTATATATTATGGATGTGGTCTATTAAATTTGTAGTTGTTAAAGAATATGGGTGAAATACTAAAAGCCAGTGGTGCCGACTATTCCTCCGTCATAAAAACTACAATTATGTATGTCTTTCTCTTAGCTTggcaaattttcttttgataatgcAAACGtggaaaataaatatctttctgtcttgaattttcatttttgtttatgCAGGTTGGCTGACTTGAAAGATTTCAAGAAAGTGAATGAGATCTATGCAAAATGTGAgttcttttcttaaatatttggCATACAAAGGAAGACGCAGATTTCCACCCATTTAAATCAACAAGAAGATAATAAGGACAATTTTACATCAGGCTACAATAAATTAGCGGATAACCTAGTGAACTTTTTGGGTTATGCTTTCCATACATGCTAACTGAAACAACAGATATGATGACTTGTCAAAGATGAATTGACTATAAGTGAACAACAgatatttccattttcttttagctGATTCTTGGTATCGTATATAGCCTATAAAAGAACTTCTACATGTGAAATTATTCTGGccataattttattctaagtTTTCTGTAAGGATTAGCTGATTAAACTTAAAAGCCAGAGTTATTTTGACACAAGAAGATTTTGAATGTTAATGTTggtttgttaaaatttttctttgaggCTCTATTTTGTTTCTATGGAAAATACATCAGAAATAATCactataaagaagaaaaatgcatTTTGTCTGCTTCCATGAAAGAGGGAGTATGCTGAATGTCTGGTATTGTGATGTTATTTTAACCTTAATTTGCAATCTTGTTTATTCTGCAGACTTTCCCGCACCATTTCCTGCTCGTTCAACATATCAGGTAGCAGCATTACCAATGGATGCCAGGATTGAAATTGAGTGCATAGCTCAACTTCCCTGAAAACCTGATCTGCAGCCTCATTTAGGAACTTGGTCAGCATTACCCTCGGGAAGTTGCTCGAGTTAATAAAGTGAGATGGGGCTAATTAATATGATGAGTATGTTTTGTCTCGCTCTTTCTTAGGATGTCGCTTTGTCTATTGTAACACTATGAGCAGTGAACATGATTTTAGAGCAAAGAAGTAGCTCCAGTGCAATTAGGGAATTGGAAATGAACAAACCATTAAGGATGTTACAAGTTTCTACTTTGAGAACTTTAGGTTGTAATCGAGAAACATTGAAGTCAAGCATTATATTCCAACTTAAGTTTACATTTACATTAAAACTAATATCCTATGGGACAGTGCTGATGAGATGAGTGACTGGAGGAACAACAATAGTACAGTTGAAGCACCATTTTACTCAAACATGCAGGAGTTAAGGTCTAAACAACAACGGGGAGTGTAGGGATTGCATTACTCTCTATGCAACAATGGCTGATGTGCTGTTGATTGAAATGCAAATTACAATtgacagaaaagaaaagggtatCAACTACAAAATCCTCATAAAACGAACTAGAAGTACatgttactttttttttctctcttttattatattgaatcGCTATGATGAAGCATATACGGTAGTGGAATATGAAGAACATTAATTATGTGGATGAATGTAAATACCCCGTCCATCGTCCTTCTACATGGGTACTACTCTATCTACcattcaaaaaattttaaatagattcTATCGCGTTATTTGgatatacaaaattaattatataataaaatgatattaattatgtCTGTAGATGACTTGGTAGACTGGATTTACTTATAATTCGAtggtaaatatataattttagtaaaagattaaaaaataaaatatgaaactaaattataaattaaaaagaaaaatatgcaTTGCTTTTTAATACCATACTTACATATTAGCTTTTTGGGTtatgtaataaattatgatttataaGTAGGTCTTGCAATGCAAAATGGGTCAGAATAGTGCCGGAAGAAGGTCCGGCGAGACCACTCCGACACTTGTTAAAGAAAGAGGGCAAGCTCGGATTGTCAGATCAGTGTTTGAGATATGTTAGCCTTTCTTGTGTTATTAATAAGCATGGCTGCTTTTACATAATTAGCAAGGATATTTTAGTTGATTAACAAGCTTCACTACTAGCTATGTTGCTACTGCGAACTCATCTGGTTTAAACAGTTAGCTTTAACTATTTGACCATCATCACTCTTCAGACAATCCAtgcataatatttttgataccAAATTACCTTTTCGTCTATTAAAGTTACTTTTTAACCATATTTAATTTACACCTAAagatatgtattttattttctttttagttgtctttaaaaacaaataatttttttctgtttttttttttttaagttttatacGATTTTGCATGTATGTAATgtaactattaataaaatataattctgtAAATAATGTCCTATTAAACAATGGATCATGAAATTTATagacatttttaattatatttataaaaaatcttcttttaactttgattacaaattaaaaattattatattaaactaattattttatcacaaAAAGTTTagttgaataataaattatttaaaagatacatattttatttgaaagattattcatatcaatatttataatataaaaagaaaaattataattttatatttaagaagtattaaaaataaaaataaaaatacatgataattcatttgagaaaacaaaataagtcTGTGCGTCAAATGTAAAAGCATCAAgccataaaatattttagctaCTTTGACTttgtttaaaacaaaataactttattttgtattaaacACTTGATtcttaattagtttaaattttattcttcaaattttattagtaaaaatgaTTGGTAATCTGATGAGCCATCTGCAATcctatttatatgtttttgcAAGTTATACTAATTTTTCGTAAGTGTTACTAGTTGCtaaaaaatgaatgatattatgaaaaaaataattatttttgtaaaatttaatgatttacgAAATAGttgacaaatttataaaaaatattaaattttttataatcgtaaaatatattgctaaattatgaaaaatgacaatcatcttcatatcttttctcaaattaatgaatgatattatgaaaaaatgattatttttgtgaaatttaatgatttataaaaaaatcgaTAAATTTACGAAAAATACTAAATCTTTTAGTAATTCTgaaatatattgttaaataacaaaaaatggcaatcttctttata from Ricinus communis isolate WT05 ecotype wild-type chromosome 9, ASM1957865v1, whole genome shotgun sequence harbors:
- the LOC8279839 gene encoding reactive Intermediate Deaminase A, chloroplastic; amino-acid sequence: MASWCAFKPFQMPMMKAAALSPRAPLAVGCASVVGSSLWRASSRSFVPPFASLSTSTSSSSIKEAVKTEKAPAALGPYSQAIKVDNLVFVSGVLGLIPETGKFIADTVEDQTEQLLKNMGEILKASGADYSSVIKTTIMLADLKDFKKVNEIYAKYFPAPFPARSTYQVAALPMDARIEIECIAQLP